A section of the Paramisgurnus dabryanus chromosome 4, PD_genome_1.1, whole genome shotgun sequence genome encodes:
- the LOC141282092 gene encoding general transcription factor II-I repeat domain-containing protein 2-like — MATKKRKVDDENRTFNPAWESEFAFLEVKGKPVCLICQKTIAVLKRANLQRHHEQLHPDFKDVYPPDSNLRKHKIQTLRDGFQSQQSLFHRHVKCSDSVTEASFKIAWNIAKAKKPATEGEFLKNTFMDCAETLFSDFKNKDDIIRQISKLQLSDSTITRRVEVITDDLFSQLLKDIERAEYFSLALDECTDGTDIAQLMVWVRFLKGEKFAEEMLTLLPLKGQTRGEDIYSALKNFFHGPGNSINLKNLVSVTTDGAPSMVGKEKGLIALLRKDPEMSAFFSYHCILHQEQLCSKLRGGALKETMDSVVRIVNFILAHALKHRQFRSLVEECESAYGDLAMHAEVRWLSRGKVLCRFMQLLPAVRMFLEEKGQHNLLSLLNDTFIENAAFLTDITCHLNSLNLKLQGRQKILLMMFNDVSAFETKLDLFVQQLKEKDLTHFPVLQSVARSSPIAYCPYITELKEQFSRRFADIKAMKPVLAFTENPFACDVLSTSLSVRDLQLGVERAVFEEQLIDLQHNTILIERHKEESADTFWISFVPKDKYPALFQCAQKILTCFGSTYVCESSFSAMGIIKSKLRSRLTDRHLTDYLRAATSEQQPELKGMRFTSVTETFPFSRSLRPHISNKLIGNPYQSTKGAAPSPSSALRRPLGVVQPAALQMSVNKVLASQCPGGHDTASRVHP, encoded by the exons ATGGCGACCAAAAAACGAAAAGTGGACGATGAAAACAGGACTTTTAACCCTGCGTGGGAATCTGAATTTGCTTTCCTTGAGGTAAAGGGCAAACCAGTGTGTCTCATCTGTCAAAAGACGATTGCTGTATTAAAGCGGGCTAATCTGCAACGACACCACGAACAACTTCACCCGGACTTCAAGGATGTGTATCCTCCTGACAGTAATCTCAGAAAACATAAAATACAGACTTTGCGAGACGGCTTTCAGTCACAACAATCGCTGTTTCACCGTCATGTTAAATGCAGTGACAGTGTTACGGAGGCATCGTTCAAAATCGCCTGGAATATTGCAAAAGCAAAAAAGCCAGCTACAGAAGGAGAATTtctgaaaaatacatttatggACTGCGCGGAAACACTATTTTCAGATTTCAAGAACAAGGATGACATTATTAGACAAATTTCTAAACTACAGTTGTCCGACTCAACAATTACCAGGCGAGTAGAAGTCATTACAGATGATCTCTTCTCGCAGCTTTTAAAAGACATTGAACGTGCGGAGTATTTTAGTCTGGCATTGGATGAATGCACCGATGGCACAGACATTGCACAGCTTATGGTCTGGGTACGTTTTCTCAAAGGGGAAAAGTTTGCCGAAGAAATGCTGACTTTGTTACCATTAAAAGGCCAGACGCGAGGAGAGGACATTTACTCTGCGTTAAAAAACTTTTTCCATGGTCCAGGCAACAGCATCAATCTTAAAAACCTTGTTTCTGTGACCACCGATGGAGCTCCTTCAATGGTCGGAAAGGAGAAAGGTTTAATTGCTCTGCTCAGAAAAGATCCTGAAATGTCGGCATTCTTTTCATATCATTGCATTCTGCATCAGGAGCAATTATGCAGCAAACTAAGAGGCGGAGCACTCAAAGAAACAATGGACAGTGTGGTACGTATAGTGAACTTTATTCTTGCACACGCGCTGAAACATAGACAATTCCGATCACTCGTAGAAGAGTGTGAGAGTGCATATGGTGACTTGGCAATGCATGCAGAGGTCCGATGGCTTAGTCGCGGAAAGGTGTTATGCCGTTTTATGCAACTGCTTCCTGCTGTGCGCATGTTTTTGGAAGAGAAGGGTCAACATAATTTACTGTCTCTCTTAAATGACACATTCATTGAAAACGCTGCATTTTTAACAGACATAACCTGTCATTTAAATTCACTTAATCTCAAACTTCAGGGGAGGCAAAAAATTCTGCTGATGATGTTCAATGATGTGTCCGCATTTGAAACAAAACTGGACCTATTTGTTCAACAACTTAAGGAAAAGGACCTGACACACTTCCCTGTTCTGCAGTCCGTTGCACGATCGTCACCCATTGCCTACTGCCCATACATCACTGAACTAAAAGAGCAGTTTTCTCGACGATTCGCAGACATCAAGGCCATGAAACCTGTGCTGGCATTTACGGAAAATCCGTTTGCTTGTGACGTACTTTCTACTTCACTGTCAGTCAGAGATCTCCAGCTTGGAGTCGAAAGGGCTGTGTTTGAGGAGCAGCTTATCGACTTGCAGCACAATACCATTCTCATAGAAAGGCACAAGGAAGAAAGCGCAGACACATTCTGGATATCCTTCGTTCCTAAGGACAAATATCCCGCACTATTTCAGTGTGCTCAGAAAATCCTGACCTGCTTTGGATCTACATATGTTTGTGAGAGCTCCTTCTCTGCCATGGGAATTATAAAATCAAAGCTCCGCTCCCGTCTAACTGATAGACATCTCACAGACTATCTCAGAGCAGCTACAAGTGAACAACAACCAGAACTTAAA GGAATGAGATTTACATCCGTAACTGAGACATTCCCTTTCAGTCGATCTCTCCGACCTCACATCAGTAACAAAttaattgggaatccctaccaaagtaCCAAGGGTGCTGCCCCTTCCCCTTCCAGTGCCCTGCGTAGGCCTCTAGGTGTCgtccagcctgcagctctacagatgtctgttaatAAGGTGCTTGCAAGTCAATGCCCAGGAGGACATGATACTGCTAGTCGTGTGCACCCTTAA